In one Gadus morhua chromosome 15, gadMor3.0, whole genome shotgun sequence genomic region, the following are encoded:
- the inaa gene encoding internexin neuronal intermediate filament protein, alpha a gives MTNYGDQHYSSSSYRKIFGDSPRFSNTSTSSSSRGRSAGSVSRGSADTRSLRSLQGSSSRNTASASSFGYYRRTPGAGDFVDSTQVSAVNSEFKLVRTSEKEQLQGLNDRFATFIDKVRHLEQQNSALESELVTLRRKQQEPSRVAELYQEELRNLRAQVEELNAEKNQVLIERDNLEEEHQKLLAKYEDEVRARKEVEQTLKSYRKDVDDATLARLDLERKVDSMSEEISFLRKVHGEEMHELSAMMHAAAQGASVDVAMPKPDLTLALKEIRNQYEAVASKNLQSSEEWYKSKFANLNEQAIRGNEAMRASKEEINEFRRQLQSKTLELETLRGANESLERQMREAEDTHSAEIAAMQDTIGHLDSELRNMKSETAQHMREYQELLNIKMALDMEIAAYRKLLEGEESHFSSGVSFGVSNHSTVGGGYGFPLPRSSLSSTGSSRREKQASPEGNTAKEPGEMKNDDDADVNSNS, from the exons ATGACGAACTATGGAGACCAACACTATTCTTCTTCATCCTATCGAAAGATTTTCGGGGATTCCCCGCGTTTTTCGAacacatccacctcctcctcctcgcgcgGGAGAAGCGCTGGAAGTGTGTCTCGCGGCTCAGCTGACACCAGATCCCTGAGATCTCTGCAGGGGTCGTCGTCTCGCAACACCGCGTCCGCGTCATCCTTCGGTTACTATAGGAGGACCCCGGGTGCCGGGGACTTTGTGGATTCAACCCAGGTCTCCGCGGTCAACAGCGAGTTCAAACTGGTTCGGACCAGCGAGAAGGAGCAGCTGCAGGGGCTGAACGACCGTTTTGCCACTTTTATCGACAAGGTCCGGCACCTGGAGCAGCAGAATAGTGCCCTGGAGAGCGAGCTGGTCACGCTGCGACGCAAACAACAAGAACCGTCGCGCGTCGCCGAGCTTTACCAGGAGGAGCTGCGCAACCTGCGCGCCCAGGTGGAGGAGCTTAACGCCGAGAAGAACCAAGTGCTCATCGAGCGGGATAACTTGGAGGAAGAGCACCAAAAGCTCCTCGCCAAATATGAAGACGAGGTCAGGGCGCGAAAGGAGGTCGAGCAGACCCTCAAGTCGTATCGGAAAGACGTCGACGACGCGACCCTCGCACGCCTGGACCTCGAGCGCAAAGTGGACTCGATGTCGGAGGAGATTTCCTTCCTGAGGAAGGTGCACGGCGAGGAGATGCACGAGCTGAGCGCGATGATGCACGCCGCGGCGCAGGGGGCGTCCGTGGACGTGGCGATGCCCAAGCCCGACCTCACGTTGGCTCTGAAGGAGATACGGAACCAGTACGAGGCCGTGGCGTCAAAGAACCTCCAGTCCTCCGAGGAGTGGTACAAGTCCAAGTTCGCCAACCTGAACGAACAGGCGATCCGGGGCAACGAGGCGATGCGCGCCAGCAAGGAGGAGATCAACGAGTTCCGGAGGCAGCTGCAGTCCAAGACCCTGGAGCTTGAGACGCTGCGAGGGGCCAACGAGTCTCTGGAGAGACAGATGAGGGAGGCGGAGGACACACACAGTGCGGAGATTGCCGCCATGCAG GACACTATTGGCCACTTGGACAGTGAACTGCGCAACATGAAGAGTGAGACAGCGCAGCACATGAGGGAATACCAGGAGCTGCTCAACATCAAGATGGCACTGGACATGGAGATCGCAGCATACAG AAAACTgctggaaggggaggagagccaCTTCAGTTCGGGCGTCTCGTTCGGCGTGTCCAACCACAGTACCGTGGGTGGCGGCTACGGCTTCCCCCTGCCCCGCTCCTCTCTGAGCTCCACCGGGAGCAGTCGCAGAGAGAAACAAGCCTCCCCAGAGGGGAACACTGCCAAAGAACCCGGGGAGATGAAGAACGATGATGACGCAGACGTCAACTCCAACAGCTAA
- the LOC115560017 gene encoding glutathione S-transferase omega-1 translates to MSTQKSFAKGSTAPGPVPEGTIRLYSMRFCPFAQRARLVLQAKGIKHDVVNINLKEKPDWFLEKNPLGLVPTLETPSGQVIYESPITCEYLDEVYPDNKLLPSDPFEKAQQKMMLECYSKVVPYFYKIPMGKRNGEDVSALEGELKEKLAKLNEHLKTKKSNYMAGDSITMIDYMMWPWFERMEGMQLKHFLDGTPELKKWTERMLEDPAVKETMHAPDTHIGFYTSYIAGKADYDYGL, encoded by the exons ATGTCTACTCAAAAGTCTTTCGCCAAAG GCAGCACTGCGCCTGGTCCAGTGCCTGAAGGCACTATCAGACTGTACAGCATGAGATTCTGTCCATTTGCCCAGAGAGCCAGATTAGTACTTCAAGCAAAAGGCATCAA GCATGACGTTGTCAACATCAACTTAAAGGAGAAACCCGACTGGTTCTTGGAGAAGAATCCTCTTGGGTTGGTGCCGACTTTGGAGACCCCTAGCGGCCAGGTGATATACGAGTCCCCGATCACCTGCGAGTACCTGGACGAGGTTTACCCCGACAACAAACTGCTTCCGTCAGATCCGTTTGAGAAAGCTCAGCAGAAGATGATGTTGGAATGTTATTCCAAG GTTGTACCATACTTCTACAAGATCCCCATGGGCAAAAGGAACGGCGAGGATGTGTCTGCCCTCGAGGGGGAACTGAAAGAGAAGTTAGCCAAATTAAATGAG CATCTTAAGACTAAGAAGAGCAACTACATGGCTGGTGACTCAATCACAATGATCGATTACATGATGTGGCCTTGGTTTGAGAGGATGGAAGGCATGCAGCTGAAACA CTTCCTGGATGGAACCCCAGAGCTTAAGAAGTGGACTGAGCGCATGCTGGAGGACCCTGCTGTTAAAGAAACCATGCACGCTccggacacacacataggctTCTACACGTCCTACATCGCGGGGAAAGCCGACTACGACTATGGCctgtag